The Streptomyces sp. NBC_00510 genomic interval ACACCTCGCGCCCGGTCCAGGCGAGTCCGCCGGCCGTACCCGGCCTGCGGACGCCACCGAAGGAGCCGGGCACGACCTGGCCGAGGTCCTCGACGGGCGCGGTCGACAGCTGTGCGCCGGCCGCGCCGAGGTCGGCACCGGCGTCCGCCGCCGCGTCGGGGGGTGTCCCGGCGGTGTCTTTGGAGCTCATGGATCAGATCCCTGGAGTGAAGCCGGACGACCAGATCTGCATCTGGTAGACGATGTGGTCCCACACGCCGGTGACGAGCAGCAGGCCGACAGCGACGAGCATGCCACCGCCGAGGCGCATCACCCACACATAGTGGCGCTTGACCCAGCCGAAGGCGCCGAGCGCACGGCGGAAGGCGATGGCGGCCAGTATGAACGGCAGGCCGAGGCCGAGGCAGTAGACGGCGGTGAGCAGTGCCCCGCGGCCGGCACTGGCCTCGTTGAAGGCGAGGAAGTTGACGGCGCTCAGCGTCGGACCCAGGCACGGCGTCCAGCCGATGCCGAAGAGCACACCGAGCAGCGGCGCCCCCGCCAGACCCATCGCGGGCCTGCGGTGGAAGCGGAACTCACGCTGGGTGATGCCGCCGACCACCCCCATGAAGGCGAGCCCCATGACGATGGTGAGCGCGCCGAGCACCCTGGTGATGACCACCTTGTGCTCCAGCAGCGTCGTGCCGAAGTTGCCGAACAGCGCGCCGCCGGAGACGAAGACCGCGGTGAAGCCGAGGACGAACAGCGACGCGCCCACGAACATCCGGCCGCGCCGGGCCTCGGCCAGGTCGGTGCCGGTGACGCCGGTCACGTACGACAGGTAACCGGGGACGAGGGGCAGCACGCACGGCGAGAAGAACGAGACCAGGCCGCCGAGGAGCGCGACCGGCACGGCGGCGAGCAGGGCGCCGTTCACCACGGTCTGGTTGGCGCCGGCGGCGAGTACGCTCACGTCACTTCTCCGCGATCACCGGGTCGAGGACCTCGTGCAGTTCGTCGGCGCCGAGCTCCTTCAGCGCGCGCACCGCGATCTTCCCCTGGCGGTCGATGATCAGCGTGGAGGGAATGGCCTGCGGGTTGACGCTGCCCTTGGGGAAGCGCAGCACCAGGTCGCCGGACGGGTCGTAGAAGCTCGGGAAGGGGATGGCGAATTCCTTCTCGAATGCCTTGGCCTGCGCGGTCTGCAGATCCCGGGTGTTGATGCCGATGAACTGCACGCCCTGCGACTCGGTCTCCCTGGCCACCTTGGCCAGGTGCGGCGCCTCAGCCCGGCAGGGCGGGCACCACGAGCCCCAGATGTTGAGGACGACGACCTTGCCCTTGTGGTCGGCGAGGCTGAGCGGGGCTCCTTCGACGGACTTCCCGCTCAGCTCCGGCGCGGCCACCCGGTGGCCCGGCTTGACCGTGGAGATCTCACCGGTGCCGCCGACGTAGTTCGTTCCGGGGCCGGTGCCGTCGGAGGACGCGGTGGAGGTCGAGCAGGCCGTGACGGCCAGCGCGAACGCGGCTGCTCCGGCGAGTGCCGCGGCACCGCGGAGCGGACGGCGTCGGAGGGCGCGCGTAGGACTCATGTGAAAAGTTTCGCATGAGGCCGGGAGCGATCTCGCGCACCCCCGACAGCTTTGCCGAAAGCGGCAAATGCCCCAAGTAAGCGATGGTTAATCGCGACTCCCGGTCTGGTGCGCGAACTCGTCCACCAGGGCGTCCTGGAAGGCCTTGAGGTCGCCGGGCCTGCGGCTGGTGACCAGGACGTTGGGGCCGTCGCAGTCGACCACGACCTCCTGGTCGATCCAGGTGCCGCCGGCGTTGGTGACGTCGGTGCAGACGCTGGGCCAGGAGGTGAGGGTACGTCCGTGCACGACGCCGGCCTCCACGAGCAGCCACGGCGCGTGGCAGATCGCCGCGACGGGGCGGCCCTCGGTGAAGAAGTCCCTGGTGAAGGCGACGGCGTCCGGGTCGATCCGCAGGAGGTCGGGGTTGGCGACACCGCCGGGGAGCACCAGCGCGTCGAAGTCCGCGGCGACCACGTCCCCGAGCGTGTCGTCGACGGGGAAGGTGCCGGCCCGGTCGAGGTGCTCGAAGGCCTGGACGCGGCCGTGGCGGGTGGAGACGAGCCGGGGCGTCCCGCCCGCCTCGCGGACGGCCTCCCAGGGGCCGGTGAGTTCGGTCTGCTCGACGCCCTCCGGCGCCACCAGGAAGGCGATCCTCCTCCCCTTCAGGGACGCGCGCATGGCCTCCGACCTCCTCGGCTCGGTCCTCCGGGACGTTCCCGTTCACCGGTTCGCCTGCCCGCCACCCCCGGGACGAAACGGGCGGATCGGTCTAGGAGGGGGAGGAAGAGGCGGAGGGCGTGGCGGAGGAGGGCGTGGCGGAGGGTGACACGGAGGAACGTTCCTGCGCGAGGAAGCGGCGCCAGCCGCCCGCGGGGCGCTGCCCCGGGCCGAGGGTGCGCAGCTTCGTCAGCACCGCCGGGTCCTGCGCGTCCAGCCAGTCCACGAACTGGCGGAACGACACCAGGCGCACGTCCCGGTGGTCGGCCATCCGCCGCAGCGCGTCCTCGACGGCGTCCATGTATATCCCGCCGTTCCACTGTTCGAAGTGGTTGCCGATGAACAGCGGCGCGCGGTTGGTCTCGTACGCCCGGCGGAAGCCCCCCAGGTAGGCGTCGCGGGCCTGCCGCCGCCAGGCCGGGTAGTGGGCGGGGTTGCCGCGCGTGGAGTTCACCGACTGGTTGGCCAGCATGTTGTAGTCCATCGACAGCACCTCGAAGGAGCGGCCGGGGAAGGGCACCGCCTGCAGCGGCAGGTCCCACAGCCCGTGGCTCTTGCCCGGCCACACCTGCAGGCCGCCCGGCCCGCTGGCGTCGTACCGCCAGCCCAGGCGGGCGGCGGTGGGCAGCAGCGAGCGCTGGCCCAGCAAGCAGGGCGTACGGCCGCCGATCAGCTCCTTGCGGTAGTCGAAGGGCAGCGGGGGCAGGTCGGTGAAACCGGTGTGGGTGCGCCAGTTCTCCACGAAGCCGACGGCCTGTTCGATCTCGCTGCGCCAGTCGGCCGGGCTCCAGCGGCCCACCGAGCCCGCTCCCGCGCAGAAGTGGCCGTTGAAGTGCGTGCCGATCTCATGGCCCTCCAGCCAGGCCAGCCGCAACTGCTGCAGGGTGGCGCGGACGTGGGCGTCGGTGAGGTAGCCGATGTCGGAGGCGCCGACGGGATTGCGCGGCGGCTTGTAGAGCCTCTTCTTCGACTCGGGGAGCAGGTAGACGCCGGAGAGGAAGAAGGTCATCGTCGCCCCGTGCTCGCCCGCGAGCTTGCGGAACCGCTCGAAGAGGCCGTTGTCCAGCTCGCCCGCCCCGTCCCAGGAGAAGATCACGAACTGCGGTGGCGTCTGCCCGGGTTCCAGGCGCTCCACGGCGGGCTGATGGGGCTGCGGCCCGGTGTCGGCCGTCGAGCCGTCGCCGATCGTCCGCACCGACGGGGACAGGGAGGGCCGCCCCTGCGGGCCGCCGGCGGACGGGGTGGGCGACGCCGACGGCCCCTCGCTGACGTGCCGGCCGCCGGGACCCTCCCCGGCGCAGCCCGCCAGCCCGACGGCGGCCGCTCCGGCCGCCAGGCCCAGTACCCCTCGTCGGCTGATCTCCCGCATTCCGCGCCCCAATCCCCGTGCCTCGCCCCCGCTCACCGCGCTAGATGCCGTGCGCGTACGGCGGGTTCCTTCGCGGGGCGCACGAATTCACCGGGCAGGGCGCCGGATCGGGCCCCGCGGCGGCGGCCGTCACAGGGCGTGCCGGAGGGCGCCGGTCTGCGTGACCGGTGCCCTCCGGAACCAGCGCGAGGCGGTCGTCAGGCGCCGAAGCCCTTGCTGCCGCCCTTGACCGGCTTCGCCCCGGCGAGCAGATGCGCAGGGACCAGGTCGCGGGCGGGCTCGGTGTAGCCGACGGAGACGATCCTGTCGTCCTCGAACGTGAAGGACGTCAGGCTCGCCAGGGTGCACTGCCGCTTGCGCGGGTCGTGCCACAGGCGCCGCTGCTCGACGGCGCTGCGCACGATCCAGATCGGCAGCTGGTGGCTGACGCACACCGCCTCGTGGCCGCGGGCCGCGTCCCGGGCCGCCTCCAGCGCGGCCGTCATGCGGACGACCTGGTCCGCGTACGGCTCGCCCCAGCTCGGGCGGAACGGGTTGACCAGGTGCTTCCAGTTGGCGGGGCGCTTGAGCGCGCCGTCGCCGACGCCGAAGGTCTTGCCCTGGAAGACGTTGTCCGCCTCGATCAGCCGCTCGTCGCTCGCGACGTCCAGGCCGAGGACGGTGCCGATCGGCGCCGCGGTCTCCTGGGCGCGCTCCAGCGGGGACGCGACGACGTGGGTGATGTCACGGCCCGCGAGGTGCTCG includes:
- a CDS encoding cytochrome c biogenesis protein CcdA, yielding MSVLAAGANQTVVNGALLAAVPVALLGGLVSFFSPCVLPLVPGYLSYVTGVTGTDLAEARRGRMFVGASLFVLGFTAVFVSGGALFGNFGTTLLEHKVVITRVLGALTIVMGLAFMGVVGGITQREFRFHRRPAMGLAGAPLLGVLFGIGWTPCLGPTLSAVNFLAFNEASAGRGALLTAVYCLGLGLPFILAAIAFRRALGAFGWVKRHYVWVMRLGGGMLVAVGLLLVTGVWDHIVYQMQIWSSGFTPGI
- a CDS encoding TlpA family protein disulfide reductase — translated: MSPTRALRRRPLRGAAALAGAAAFALAVTACSTSTASSDGTGPGTNYVGGTGEISTVKPGHRVAAPELSGKSVEGAPLSLADHKGKVVVLNIWGSWCPPCRAEAPHLAKVARETESQGVQFIGINTRDLQTAQAKAFEKEFAIPFPSFYDPSGDLVLRFPKGSVNPQAIPSTLIIDRQGKIAVRALKELGADELHEVLDPVIAEK
- a CDS encoding type 1 glutamine amidotransferase, giving the protein MRASLKGRRIAFLVAPEGVEQTELTGPWEAVREAGGTPRLVSTRHGRVQAFEHLDRAGTFPVDDTLGDVVAADFDALVLPGGVANPDLLRIDPDAVAFTRDFFTEGRPVAAICHAPWLLVEAGVVHGRTLTSWPSVCTDVTNAGGTWIDQEVVVDCDGPNVLVTSRRPGDLKAFQDALVDEFAHQTGSRD
- a CDS encoding histidine phosphatase family protein, giving the protein MSEITVVHLMRHGEVENPTGVLYGRLAGYHLSELGRKMADRVAEHLAGRDITHVVASPLERAQETAAPIGTVLGLDVASDERLIEADNVFQGKTFGVGDGALKRPANWKHLVNPFRPSWGEPYADQVVRMTAALEAARDAARGHEAVCVSHQLPIWIVRSAVEQRRLWHDPRKRQCTLASLTSFTFEDDRIVSVGYTEPARDLVPAHLLAGAKPVKGGSKGFGA